The genomic stretch TGATGCTCGCTAGGGAGCGCAGGTCTTCCTCGTCGCGGGTGCGAGCGGCAAACGCCTTCATCGCGAACACGTGTTCCGGCGACGCCGCCATCACCCGGATGCCCGGATGGTCGAACACCTCACGCTTGCCGGCATCGTGCTGGGCAGAGACATAAGAGCTGGCCTGCTCGTTGAGCCACCACGGTGGCAAACCCAGAGCCTCTGCGACGTTACGGGCCTCCTCCAGCACGACGCCGTGCGGCACGAAGGTCGCGTCCACATCACGGGTCACCCGCTGTGCGTCGTAGGCCAAGGCCATTGCTGCTCCGCCGACGATGAACAAGTCAGCTACCACGCCCCTGCGAACCAGCCTGTCGCCGAGAGCAGCGAATGCCTGAGCCAGCTCAGCGCGCCCAAGGAGGCCATCGTCGCTCATGCCGCCTCAAGATCCCGGGCAGAGAGGTAGACGCCGTGCTTGCGGAACGCGGCAGGCGCTGAAACCAACGCTTCCATCCGCTTCGACCTGAGCGACGACGGAAACCAGGGGGTCCCCAGCACCCGGGCGCGTGACCACTCCGGTGGAGCGAGATCCAACTGAGCAGCGAGATGTTCTGCAATGGCTGCCAGCAACACGTCCCACTGCTCGTTGCCGATCAGCGGCGGCTCGTCGAGAAAAAGCCCAGGTTGTTGCCGTTCGGCAGCCCACCTGTATTCCTCGAAGAACTCCCAGACGAGCTTCCACCGGATTTTCTCGTCGTGCCGGGGGGCGAGTTGGCCCGCGAGGTCGGCAAGGGTCATCGGCTGGTACGCCATGGTCACATGTCTAGCGGAAGTCGGTCATCAACACCAAGACGATCGTACGGCGGTTCAGGTCCGCCGCGTGGCGTCGAGGTTGCCGCTGACATTGCCCTCACCCGGGTCACCCAGTGCCTACTGGTCGATTTAAGCCGAAAAAAGCGTTCCGCCGCTAACGAGGCGATAGGCCGGTTAGATTACGGAAGGCGAGAAGCTGGATCTTTCTCGGCTTTCGCTGCTCGCCCGGCCCAAGCCGGTTCCCCGAGCCCGCCCATCGGTGCGGTACCCGAACAGGCAAACCCGCCGCAAGGCGGGGACGCAAAGCCAGGGGCCTCCCCGACGGAGGCAGCCCAGCCGCCGAAGGAGACAGAAAAACATGCGCTATCCCAAAGCCCATGCAGACTCGAGCGGCTGGGTTCCGTTCGCTCTGCGTGGCCGTAAGTCCGTGCGAACAGCACTGGCATTCGCCGTGGCCGGCATCGTCGGTCTGCCGGTCATGGTGTCGTCGCCCGCATTCGCGACGACACCTGACCCGACACTCTCCATGCCCACCCCATCGGCTGTGACTGAGGGTGGCAACATCACGTTCTCGATGACCTCCACAACCAGTGGGACGTGGACCATCACCACCACGCCTGCCGTAAGCAATGGAGCTGTCTCGGGCACTGATTACACAGCGCTCCCAACGACGCCGTACACAGTTACGTTCGCTGGGGCCGAGACCAAGACGGTCGTGATCACCACAACGGATGACGCGCTCTACGAGAACGCGGAAACCTTCACGCTGCGCGCGACCAATGCGAACGCGACTGACTGGACTGAGGCCGTTGGCACGATCAACGACAACGATTCCAAGCCGTCGTACACGCTGACTGCCTCGCCGACGACGGTGACCGAGTCCGCTGGCGCCAAGAGCACCATCACGGCGACGCTGAGCGCGCCTTCGGGTGTCGAGACGACTGTTGGTCTGACCACGGCCGATGGAACCGCCACCAGTGGGGTCGCGCCGGCCGGTGACTACACAGCGCTGGTAGGTGCACCCACCGATCAGATTGTGATCGCCGCGGGTCAGCTGTCCGGGACGAAGGACGTTTCGGTCACCAATGACACCGTGAAGGACGCGCAAGACACCGAGTCGTTCACGGTCAACGGTCTTGTTGTTGGTACCACCCTGCCCACGACTGCTTCGACCACGGTCAGCATCAAGGACGCCCAGGCCACTCCGAAGCTCACTTTGTCCGGCGGTGGCCAGACCAACGAGGGGTCCAACGCGACCTACACGGTGACCACCGACACCAAGTCCGAGGTGCCGATCACCGTGCAGTGGGAGGCGGTCGACACGACGCCCGCGACCGGCAACGGCAAGGCAACGCCGGGTTACGACTTCACCTATCCGGCCAACCGCAGCGTCACTATCGCTCCCGGGGGCACGAGCACCACCATCACCGTCCCCACCCTCACGGACTCGCTCGACGAGCCCAACGAGGACTACGCGATCCAGCTGCTGAGCCCGACCAACGCGGCTCTCGGTGCGACGATCAAGGCCACCGGCACCATCGTCGACGCGGTGGGCGACCTCGGCCCGACCGTCACGATCTCGCCGTCCTCGGTGACCGAGGGCGATGCCGACAAGAAGTGGGCGACCTTCACCGCGTCGTTGAGCAGCCAGTCGGGCAAGACCGTCAAGGTCGACTGGGCGACTGTGGACGGCACCGCGCTCGCCGGCAAGGACTACGTCGCGGGCAGCGGCCAGCTCGTCTTCGAGCCGGGGACCACCACGCAGACGTTCACCGTGGACATCATCGGCGACCGGATCGACGAGGGTTCCGGCGAGGCGTTCACCGTCACCACCACGGCCGTCCCGGGGGAGACCCCGGCCAGCCTCAGCGCGAGCGGTCCGGCCACGGTCACCATCACCGATGACGACTCGGCGCCGACGATCGCTTCCTTCGACGACAGCCTCGTCAAGGAGGGCAACGACCCCTGGGTGTCGGTGCTGCCGATCAAGCTCAGCAACCCGAGCGATCACGCGATCAAGCTCGACCTGACGGACACGCCGGGCACCGCGTCCAACGCCCTCGGCGTTGTCGGCAGCTACGACTACACCCTGCTCAACACGACGGTGACCATTCCGCCGGAGATGACCACCGGCTGGGTCGCTGTGCTCGTCAACGGAGACGCAGTCTTCGAGGGTGACGAGACGACCAGCATCACCGCGACCGCACAGGCGGGTGTGAACGGGCAGAACTACATGACTTCCCCGTTCGCCGACTCGGCGACGCTCACGCTGCAGAACGACGACGACGCCCCTGACCTCGAGGTCACCAGCGTGACAGGCGCGGAAGGCGAGTCGGTCGCTGTCAAGGGTGTCATCACCGGCCAGTCGCAGAGCTCCACCGTTGTCAACGTCACCTTCACCGGAGGCTCTGTTTCCGGCAGCAAGGCCGCCGACAACAACGACTTCAGCAACCCGGGTGTCCAGCCGCTCACCATCGCGGCCGGTACCGCGCCGGGCACCATCGTCAACATCACGAGTATTCCGCTGACCCAGGACAACGTCGCGGAGCCGGCTGAGACGATCATCGCTTCGGGCTTCGGTGTGGGCAATGTCGGCACCGTGACCGACGGCATCATCACCATCGCGGCCAACGGTGGCACACCTGGCGAGGAACCCGGTGAGGAGCCTGGCGAGGAGCCCGGTGAGGAGCCCGGTGAGGCTCCGAAGCCGACCATCAAGGCGCCCGCCCGCGTGACCGGTCCGTCGACCGTCGAGGTGGACGGCACGGTTGCTCCGAACGCGGAGGTTCAGGTCTGGGGTGGCGCGGTCGGTAGCGGCGCGCTCAAGCCGCTGCGGACCATCACCGCTGACGAGGACGGCTACTACTGGTTCGAGCAGCGGATCACCTCGGGTTACCGGTTCGCCACGCTGTCGCAGAACATGCGGTCCAACGAGGTCGCCGTCTTCATGACGCAGAACCCGACCCTCGTGGTCTCGACCACGACGCGGGGTCAGCTGAACCTCGGCGTCAAGGGCAACCCCGCCGGGGCCGGCCAGACCGCCGCGATCCAGCAGTGGCGTAACGGCGCCTGGGTCACCATCCGCAGCGGCAAGACCGGCGCGGACGGTGTCTACCGGACCGGTCCGAAGTTCGCCTCGGGCAGCTCCGTTGTTCTCCGTGCCTGGGTGGCCGGTGAGCCCGGCCGGGGCACGCTGCCGAACTTCACCGCGCAGCAGCGGGTGACCGTTCGGTAAGTAACTAGCAGGAACGAAGACGGGGGCGGCCACTCGGCCGCCCCCGTCGCCTCGTGAGGGACTAATCCACCTCGGCCACAGCTTGGGCGAACTGGGCGGAATACAACCGGGCGTAGGCGCCGCCCTCGGCGATCAGCGAGTCGTGCGTTCCCTGTTCGACGATCTGGCCGTTCTCCATCACCAGGATCACGTCGGCGTCGCGGATCGTGGACAGGCGGTGGGCGATCACGAACGACGTCCGGCCCTCGCGCAGCGTCGCCATCGCCCGTTGGATCAGGACCTCCGTACGGGTGTCCACCGAGCTCGTGGCCTCGTCGAGGATCAGGATGGACGGCTCGGCGAGGAACGCCCGTGCGATGGTGATGAGCTGTTTCTGGCCGGCGCTGACGTTGGAGCCCTCCTCGTCAATCACCGTGTCGTAGCCGTCGGGCAGCATCCGCACGAAAGCGTCGACGTGAGCCGCGGTGGCCGCGCGCTCCACGGCTGACATGTCGAAGGAGTCGGCCCCGTACGCGATGTTCTCCGCGATCGTCCCCCCGAACAGCCACGTGTCCTGCAGCACCATGCCGATCTCTTCGCGCAGTTGCTCGCGGGGCATGGTGGCGATGTCGACCCCGTCGAGCAGGATCCGCCCCGAGTCCACGTCGTAGAACCGCATCAGCAGGTTGACCAGCGTCGTCTTGCCCGCCCCGGTGGGGCCGACAATAGCCACAGTCTGCCCAGGTTCCACAACAAGCGACAAGTTCGAAATGAGTGGCTTGTCGGGAACATACCGGAACGAAACGTCGGAGAAGACGATCTCACCCCGTACGGAATCAAGGGCGACCGCGGCGGGCTCGGGTGACTGCTCGGAAGCGTCCAGCAAAGCGAACACCCGCTCGGCGGACGCCACACCCGACTGGATCAGGTTCGCCATCGACGCCACCTGGGTCAACGGCTGGCTGAACTGCCGCGAGTACTGGATGAACGCCTGCACCTCGCCCAGCGACAACGACCCCGAGGCCACCCGCAGGCCACCCACCACGGCCACCAGCACATAGTTCAGGTTGCTGATGAACATCATGGCCGGCTGGATCAGCCCGCTGATGAACTGCGCGCGGAACGACGACGCGTACAGCTTGTCGTTGTGCTCCTGGAACACCTCGGCGGCCTCGTCCTGCCGGCCGAACACCTTGACCAGCGAGTGCCCGGTGAACATCTCCTCGATGTGCCCGTTGAGCTTGCCCGTGGTGGACCACTGCGCCACGAAGTTGGGCTGCGAGCGCTTGCCCACAGCTGTCGTGACGAAGAACGAGACCGGCACCGTGATCAGCGCGATCAGGGCGAGCAGCGGCGAGATCCAGAACATCGCGCCGAGCACCCCGACGATCATCAGCAGCGACGTGATGAGCTGGGCGAACGTCTGCTGCAGGGTCTGCGCGATGTTGTCGGTGTCGTTGGTGGCCCGGCTCAGCACCTCACCGCGGGGCTGCTGGTCGAAGTACGACAGCGGCAGCCGGGACAGCTTCGCCTCCACCTCCTGCCGCAGCTGGTAGACCGCCGTCTGGACGACGTGCGCGGTGATCCGGCCCTGCAGGATGCCGAACAGCCACGCGAACACGTACACGATCGCGACCCAGGCCAGCACCCGGGCCAGCTGGTCGAAGTCGATGCCGCGCCCGGGGACGAAGTCGAGCGCCGAGAGCAGGTCGGCCTGGGTGTTCTCGCCCCGGGCGCGCAGGCCCGCGACCACGTCGGCCTTGGTGACGCCGGCGCCGAACATCTGCCCGATGACGCCCTTGAAGATCACGTCGGTGGCGTGTCCGAGCAGGTAGGGGCCGATCACCGACAGGGCGACGCTGACCGCGCCGGCCAGCACCACGAAGCCGACCAGCATCCGCTGCGGTTTGAGCCGGGCCAGCAGGCGTTTGGTCGAGCCCTTGAAGTCCTGCAGTTTCTCGGTCGGGGCGGGTCCGGCCATCATCCGTACGGCGGGAGGCCCACCGACCGGAGGGCCGGGGCGACGGGGCGCGGTCACGCTGCTGCCTCCTGTGCTGTGAGCTGCGACAGGACAATTTCCCTGTACGTCGCGTTGGTGTCCATGAGTTCGGCGTGTGTGCCCGTGCCGGCGACCCGGCCGTCGTCGAGCACCACGATCCGGTCGGCGTCGCGGATCGTGCTCACCCGCTGGGCCACGATCACCACCGTGGCGTCGGCGATGTGGTCGGTGAGCGCGGCCCGCAGCGCGGCGTCGGTGGCGTAGTCGAGCGCCGAGAACGAGTCGTCGAACAGGTAGATCTCGGGTTTGTGCACGAGCACCCGGGCGATCGCGAGCCGCTGCCGCTGGCCGCCGGAGACGTTGGTGCCACCCTGGGCGATCGGCGCGTCGAGGCCGCCCTCCATGCGCTCGACGAAGTCGCGGGCCTGGGCCACCTCGAGCGCCCGCCACAGCTCCTCGTCGGTGGCGTCGGGATTTCCGTACCGCAGGTTGGAAGCGACCGTGCCGGTGAACAGGTACGGCCGTTGCGGCACGAGCCCGACCAGCCGGGACAGCAGCGCCGGGTCGAGCTCCCGGACGTCGACGCCGTCGACCAGCACCTGGCCGCCGGTCGCGTCGAACAGCCGGGGGATCAGGTTGAGCAGCGTCGTCTTGCCGCTGCCGGTGCTGCCGATGATCGCGGTGACCTCGCGTGGCCGGGCGGTGAGGTCGATGCCGCACAGCACCGGAGACTCGGCCCCGGGGTAGTGGAAGTCGACGCCGCGCAGATCCAGCCGCCCGTGCTGCGTCACCGACGTCACCGCCCGTACGGGGGGAACCACGCTGGAATCGGTGCCCAGGACCTCCTCGATGCGCTCGGCGCAGACCTCGGCCCGCGGGATCATCACGAACATGAAGGTCGCCATCATGATCGACATGAGGATCTGCATGAGGTAGCTGAGGAACGCGGTGA from Paractinoplanes brasiliensis encodes the following:
- a CDS encoding DUF6036 family nucleotidyltransferase, with amino-acid sequence MSDDGLLGRAELAQAFAALGDRLVRRGVVADLFIVGGAAMALAYDAQRVTRDVDATFVPHGVVLEEARNVAEALGLPPWWLNEQASSYVSAQHDAGKREVFDHPGIRVMAASPEHVFAMKAFAARTRDEEDLRSLASIIGVTDLRAALELCERFFPGEPLPARSQAMLEDLFHPG
- a CDS encoding Calx-beta domain-containing protein: MTSTTSGTWTITTTPAVSNGAVSGTDYTALPTTPYTVTFAGAETKTVVITTTDDALYENAETFTLRATNANATDWTEAVGTINDNDSKPSYTLTASPTTVTESAGAKSTITATLSAPSGVETTVGLTTADGTATSGVAPAGDYTALVGAPTDQIVIAAGQLSGTKDVSVTNDTVKDAQDTESFTVNGLVVGTTLPTTASTTVSIKDAQATPKLTLSGGGQTNEGSNATYTVTTDTKSEVPITVQWEAVDTTPATGNGKATPGYDFTYPANRSVTIAPGGTSTTITVPTLTDSLDEPNEDYAIQLLSPTNAALGATIKATGTIVDAVGDLGPTVTISPSSVTEGDADKKWATFTASLSSQSGKTVKVDWATVDGTALAGKDYVAGSGQLVFEPGTTTQTFTVDIIGDRIDEGSGEAFTVTTTAVPGETPASLSASGPATVTITDDDSAPTIASFDDSLVKEGNDPWVSVLPIKLSNPSDHAIKLDLTDTPGTASNALGVVGSYDYTLLNTTVTIPPEMTTGWVAVLVNGDAVFEGDETTSITATAQAGVNGQNYMTSPFADSATLTLQNDDDAPDLEVTSVTGAEGESVAVKGVITGQSQSSTVVNVTFTGGSVSGSKAADNNDFSNPGVQPLTIAAGTAPGTIVNITSIPLTQDNVAEPAETIIASGFGVGNVGTVTDGIITIAANGGTPGEEPGEEPGEEPGEEPGEAPKPTIKAPARVTGPSTVEVDGTVAPNAEVQVWGGAVGSGALKPLRTITADEDGYYWFEQRITSGYRFATLSQNMRSNEVAVFMTQNPTLVVSTTTRGQLNLGVKGNPAGAGQTAAIQQWRNGAWVTIRSGKTGADGVYRTGPKFASGSSVVLRAWVAGEPGRGTLPNFTAQQRVTVR
- a CDS encoding ABC transporter ATP-binding protein is translated as MMAGPAPTEKLQDFKGSTKRLLARLKPQRMLVGFVVLAGAVSVALSVIGPYLLGHATDVIFKGVIGQMFGAGVTKADVVAGLRARGENTQADLLSALDFVPGRGIDFDQLARVLAWVAIVYVFAWLFGILQGRITAHVVQTAVYQLRQEVEAKLSRLPLSYFDQQPRGEVLSRATNDTDNIAQTLQQTFAQLITSLLMIVGVLGAMFWISPLLALIALITVPVSFFVTTAVGKRSQPNFVAQWSTTGKLNGHIEEMFTGHSLVKVFGRQDEAAEVFQEHNDKLYASSFRAQFISGLIQPAMMFISNLNYVLVAVVGGLRVASGSLSLGEVQAFIQYSRQFSQPLTQVASMANLIQSGVASAERVFALLDASEQSPEPAAVALDSVRGEIVFSDVSFRYVPDKPLISNLSLVVEPGQTVAIVGPTGAGKTTLVNLLMRFYDVDSGRILLDGVDIATMPREQLREEIGMVLQDTWLFGGTIAENIAYGADSFDMSAVERAATAAHVDAFVRMLPDGYDTVIDEEGSNVSAGQKQLITIARAFLAEPSILILDEATSSVDTRTEVLIQRAMATLREGRTSFVIAHRLSTIRDADVILVMENGQIVEQGTHDSLIAEGGAYARLYSAQFAQAVAEVD
- a CDS encoding ABC transporter ATP-binding protein encodes the protein MLIQLLRGHLRPYRRDITLVVLFQFLQTLATLYLPTLNADIIDNGVVKGDTGYVMRIGGWMLAVTVGQIAAQVVAVYFGARTAMAVGRDVRASIFSKVQDFSAREVGQFGAPSLITRTTNDVQQIQMLVLMTFTLMVSAPIMCVGGIVLALRQDVPLSALLLVIIPILVTTVALIIARMRPLFRSMQKRIDRVNQVMREQITGIRVIRAFVRDEREQQRYEVSNDELTDVSLRVGKLMALMFPSVMLIVNLSSVAVLWFGGHRIDSGAMQIGALTAFLSYLMQILMSIMMATFMFVMIPRAEVCAERIEEVLGTDSSVVPPVRAVTSVTQHGRLDLRGVDFHYPGAESPVLCGIDLTARPREVTAIIGSTGSGKTTLLNLIPRLFDATGGQVLVDGVDVRELDPALLSRLVGLVPQRPYLFTGTVASNLRYGNPDATDEELWRALEVAQARDFVERMEGGLDAPIAQGGTNVSGGQRQRLAIARVLVHKPEIYLFDDSFSALDYATDAALRAALTDHIADATVVIVAQRVSTIRDADRIVVLDDGRVAGTGTHAELMDTNATYREIVLSQLTAQEAAA